One Thermodesulfobacteriota bacterium DNA segment encodes these proteins:
- a CDS encoding P-II family nitrogen regulator — MKKIEAVIKPFKLDDVKEALNEIGIQGMTISEVKGYGRQKGHKEIYRGAEYVVDFIPKIKIEIVVEADRVDEIVDKIRDAANTGKIGDGKIFVVSIEQAIRVRTGEKGEDAI; from the coding sequence ATGAAAAAAATTGAGGCGGTTATCAAACCATTTAAACTGGATGATGTCAAAGAGGCTTTAAATGAAATAGGCATCCAGGGGATGACTATTTCTGAAGTGAAAGGATACGGAAGACAAAAGGGACACAAGGAGATATACCGTGGTGCAGAGTATGTGGTGGATTTTATTCCCAAGATAAAGATCGAAATCGTTGTCGAAGCCGACAGAGTAGATGAAATTGTAGATAAAATCCGCGATGCGGCCAACACCGGCAAAATAGGTGATGGAAAGATCTTCGTAGTTTCAATTGAACAGGCGATAAGGGTGCGGACCGGAGAAAAAGGGGAAGATGCCATTTGA
- a CDS encoding ammonium transporter gives MKFKKIILTVNILLAPFSSAFAADMLNSGDTAWIIVATALVMVMTPAGLALFYGGMSRYKNLLNTIAMTFVAYCLASVIWMMWGYTLAFGSDKGGVIGGLENLFLAGVGVNSLTGSIPTYVFLLFQMTFACITVALVLGSIVDRMKFSSWIVFTVLWITFIYCPIAHWVWGGGWMGKMGALDFAGGTVVHINAGVAGLVLSLVVGKRIGYGKEAMFPSSIVFTGLGAALLWFGWFGFNAGSQLAADGVAGSAFLVTNTSASMAALSWMFTEWLVNKKPTVLGMASGVVAGLVAITPAAGFVNLSASIVIGLVAGVLGFYSVAVLKQKMGYDDSLDAFGVHGVCGIWGALATGIFANPAITEGAKGLIYGNPKQLWIQFVSIVATAVFTAVGTIIVIYVTKLITSGLRVEEESEIMGLDSSIHGERGFEIQEV, from the coding sequence ATGAAATTTAAAAAAATTATTTTAACGGTGAATATCTTATTGGCACCTTTTTCATCAGCCTTTGCGGCTGATATGTTAAATTCAGGTGACACTGCATGGATTATCGTGGCCACAGCTCTGGTTATGGTGATGACACCGGCGGGTCTGGCGCTCTTCTATGGCGGAATGTCACGGTACAAAAACCTTCTCAATACAATTGCAATGACTTTTGTTGCCTATTGTCTCGCGAGTGTGATCTGGATGATGTGGGGCTATACCCTGGCATTTGGCTCTGATAAAGGAGGGGTAATAGGTGGTCTGGAAAATCTGTTTTTAGCCGGAGTCGGTGTGAACAGCCTTACCGGTTCTATTCCGACATATGTCTTTTTACTTTTTCAGATGACGTTTGCCTGTATTACTGTGGCCCTTGTTCTTGGTTCTATTGTTGACAGAATGAAATTTTCTTCGTGGATTGTTTTCACTGTTTTGTGGATCACCTTCATTTATTGCCCCATTGCCCACTGGGTGTGGGGTGGCGGCTGGATGGGGAAAATGGGCGCGCTTGATTTTGCCGGCGGGACGGTGGTGCATATCAATGCCGGTGTGGCCGGCCTCGTTCTTTCCTTAGTTGTAGGCAAGCGGATCGGATATGGTAAAGAAGCAATGTTTCCCTCTAGTATCGTGTTCACCGGTTTGGGTGCGGCGCTTCTCTGGTTTGGATGGTTCGGCTTTAATGCTGGCAGTCAGCTTGCCGCGGACGGCGTTGCCGGGTCCGCTTTCTTGGTTACCAACACTTCTGCTTCCATGGCCGCCCTGTCCTGGATGTTTACAGAATGGCTGGTAAATAAAAAACCGACCGTACTTGGAATGGCATCCGGAGTGGTTGCCGGGCTGGTTGCAATCACACCTGCAGCAGGGTTTGTCAACTTGTCCGCATCGATTGTTATCGGACTCGTTGCTGGAGTTCTTGGTTTTTATTCTGTTGCGGTACTCAAGCAAAAAATGGGTTATGATGATTCTTTAGATGCATTCGGCGTTCACGGCGTATGTGGTATTTGGGGTGCTCTTGCAACCGGAATTTTTGCCAATCCGGCAATAACCGAAGGAGCAAAGGGTCTGATTTATGGGAACCCGAAACAGCTTTGGATCCAGTTTGTTTCCATAGTTGCCACAGCGGTTTTCACAGCTGTCGGAACCATCATTGTAATATATGTGACAAAATTAATCACCAGCGGCTTAAGAGTAGAAGAGGAAAGCGAAATAATGGGTTTGGACAGCTCCATACATGGTGAGAGAGGGTTTGAAATACAGGAAGTATAA
- the glnD gene encoding [protein-PII] uridylyltransferase, with translation MHYKASVILKEKIGQLISDLREENTLSFLKGHSQILDEYLQTGFATSMVGPSIDLAKNPYAFIALGGYGRQEQCVYSDVDLLFLFKESVPVEAESLIREIVYPLWDIGLDVGYATRSIKECLTLARNDFAVLTSLLDARFICGMSPLYSKLMQQLRKKIIKKDHQKIIDRLVESSNERHIRFGDSTYRLEPNLKEGQGGLRDYHTILWLSRVEFQLKQPRDLEYDGRLSHEEFKELTEALSFIWNVRNRLHLLAGRKCDQLHFENQISLAEKLKYKISNGQQPVERLLGRLHRMMDFIKQQHLMFLYELGYRAGRKTRKRLAKESKVNGIEVIRDMLNYTSSEKILSSPNLLLFIFEESMRLEIPLSHEAKRMVKEFGYLVDTDFRTSVFNVKIFERILLTPAPAFNVLKEMLSTGFLVRFIPEFDRIVNRIQYDEYHLFPVDKHLLRTVQIVKNFAAGGDATDPLCIDLYKELKSKRLLLWAALLHDIGKGDLTADHSKSGAGIAKKILSEKGFKSKDIETVSFLIERHLFLIKTATRRDIHDEETSIFCATTVKEIDRLKMLYLLTVADSMATGPKAWNDWTQTLLRDFFLKVLNVLEKGELASRKAVKVMEMKKSQLLSEESLPESKKDLEELFNVFSPRYLLYADTGQITEDIRLYKSLGEKEFVWDITKSADANTRVVKICAKDRPGIFSKISGVFTLNSIDIIDAQIFTWRNRIALDIFTVKPPLEQLFEDERWKRVGKNLQSALSEDLDLTKSLSEKMAAYKSLKTLGFIRPHRIVVDNDSSSFFTIVEVFAYDFPGLLFTITDALFSCKLDIWVAKIATKVDQVVDVFYVRDFDGQKVDSSDHVDEIKAAIEKRLPPIAS, from the coding sequence ATGCATTACAAAGCCTCAGTCATATTGAAAGAAAAAATCGGGCAGTTAATCTCAGATCTTAGGGAAGAAAATACCCTTTCTTTTCTAAAAGGGCATTCGCAAATTTTGGACGAATACTTGCAAACCGGTTTTGCCACAAGCATGGTCGGCCCAAGCATTGACCTGGCAAAAAATCCGTATGCATTCATTGCTCTTGGAGGATATGGCCGTCAGGAGCAATGTGTTTATTCCGATGTCGATCTTCTTTTTCTTTTTAAAGAAAGTGTACCGGTGGAAGCCGAGAGTCTTATCCGTGAAATCGTTTATCCACTGTGGGATATCGGTCTGGATGTCGGTTATGCCACCCGTTCAATAAAGGAGTGTTTAACCCTTGCTCGAAATGATTTTGCAGTTTTGACATCTTTATTGGATGCGCGTTTTATTTGCGGAATGTCTCCTTTATATTCAAAGCTAATGCAGCAGCTGAGGAAAAAAATCATCAAAAAAGATCATCAAAAAATCATTGACCGGCTGGTGGAAAGCAGCAATGAACGCCATATTCGTTTCGGAGACTCTACCTATCGCCTCGAGCCCAACCTGAAGGAAGGACAAGGAGGCTTGAGAGATTATCATACCATACTGTGGCTATCCAGGGTAGAATTTCAACTCAAACAGCCGAGAGATCTTGAGTATGATGGCCGACTCTCCCATGAAGAGTTTAAGGAGCTCACCGAAGCTCTTTCATTTATCTGGAATGTGCGAAATCGGCTCCACTTGTTGGCAGGCAGGAAATGCGATCAACTTCATTTCGAAAATCAGATTTCGCTGGCCGAAAAACTTAAATATAAAATATCAAACGGGCAGCAACCGGTTGAAAGACTTCTGGGCCGGCTTCATCGCATGATGGATTTTATAAAACAGCAACACCTGATGTTTCTTTACGAACTCGGATATAGGGCCGGTAGAAAAACCAGAAAGCGACTAGCAAAGGAGTCTAAGGTAAATGGAATAGAAGTTATAAGGGATATGCTGAACTATACTTCCTCAGAAAAAATCTTAAGCTCACCTAATCTACTGCTTTTCATATTCGAAGAAAGTATGCGGTTGGAAATCCCTCTGAGTCATGAAGCCAAACGAATGGTAAAGGAATTCGGCTATCTTGTCGACACCGACTTCAGAACTTCGGTTTTCAATGTTAAAATTTTTGAACGTATTTTATTAACGCCTGCTCCTGCTTTCAATGTTCTAAAAGAAATGCTCAGCACCGGCTTTTTGGTCCGCTTTATTCCTGAATTTGATCGGATTGTTAACCGGATCCAGTATGATGAGTATCACCTCTTTCCTGTGGATAAGCATTTACTTCGGACCGTGCAGATAGTTAAAAATTTTGCCGCCGGTGGTGATGCCACAGATCCTTTATGTATCGATTTGTATAAAGAACTTAAAAGCAAAAGGCTTTTGCTGTGGGCGGCTTTGCTTCACGATATCGGAAAGGGGGACCTGACAGCCGATCATTCCAAAAGCGGAGCTGGAATTGCTAAAAAAATACTTTCGGAGAAAGGATTTAAATCAAAGGACATTGAAACAGTATCCTTTTTAATTGAAAGGCACCTGTTTTTAATTAAAACAGCCACAAGAAGAGATATCCACGACGAGGAGACATCCATTTTTTGCGCAACAACGGTAAAGGAGATTGATCGCCTGAAAATGCTATATCTTTTGACTGTTGCCGATTCCATGGCAACAGGACCCAAAGCGTGGAATGACTGGACGCAAACCTTGCTCAGGGATTTTTTTCTTAAGGTGTTAAATGTCCTTGAAAAAGGAGAGTTGGCAAGCCGAAAAGCGGTTAAAGTCATGGAAATGAAGAAATCTCAGCTTCTCAGTGAGGAATCGCTACCGGAAAGCAAAAAGGATTTGGAAGAACTCTTTAACGTCTTTTCGCCGAGATATCTTTTGTACGCTGATACAGGGCAGATCACGGAAGATATAAGGCTTTATAAAAGTCTTGGGGAGAAAGAGTTTGTCTGGGACATAACAAAATCAGCCGATGCAAACACACGGGTGGTCAAAATTTGCGCCAAAGACCGGCCAGGAATCTTTTCAAAGATTTCAGGTGTGTTCACTTTAAACAGCATCGATATTATTGATGCACAAATTTTCACCTGGAGAAACCGGATTGCACTGGATATCTTCACTGTCAAACCACCTTTGGAGCAGCTTTTTGAAGATGAACGCTGGAAGCGGGTGGGAAAAAATCTTCAATCAGCATTGTCAGAAGATCTCGATCTTACAAAGTCCCTTAGCGAAAAAATGGCGGCATACAAATCTTTGAAAACCTTGGGATTTATAAGGCCGCATCGAATCGTCGTTGATAATGACAGTTCCAGCTTTTTTACCATTGTTGAGGTGTTTGCATATGACTTTCCCGGACTCCTTTTCACTATTACGGATGCCCTTTTCAGCTGCAAGCTCGATATCTGGGTGGCAAAAATAGCCACCAAGGTGGACCAGGTAGTAGATGTTTTTTATGTCAGGGATTTTGACGGTCAGAAGGTCGATTCGTCTGACCATGTGGATGAAATAAAAGCAGCCATAGAAAAAAGACTTCCGCCAATAGCTTCATAA
- the glnA gene encoding type I glutamate--ammonia ligase: MTAKQVLDMVKEKDIRVVDIRFMDFPGVWQHFTVPVSELEEASFEDGFGFDGSSIRGWQPIHASDMLVVPDASTAQIDPFFKEQTLVLIGNIVDPVTRESYSRDPRYITQKAETYLKSTGIGDTAYFGPEAEFFIFDNIRFESSSNSSFYEIDSIEGVWNTGRDEDPNLGYKPRHKEGYFPVPPMDKFQDLRTEMVLVLESLGIDVECQHHEVATAGQAEIDMRFKPLLQMADQLMWFKYVLKNVAHRHNRTVTFMPKPLFEDNGTGMHTHISIWNSDKPLFAGDQYAGVSQEALYAIGGILKHCKALCAFTNPTTNSYKRLVPGFEAPVNLAYSSRNRSAAIRIPMYSASPKAKRIEFRTPDPSCNGYLAFSAMLMAVIDGIQNKMDPGEPLDKNIYDLPPEELAEVESAPGSLDESLNALKEDHQFLLKGDVFTQDAIDMWIEYKTENEVNPVKLRPHPHEFFLYFDI, translated from the coding sequence ATGACAGCAAAACAAGTATTAGACATGGTTAAAGAAAAGGATATCAGGGTTGTTGATATCCGCTTTATGGATTTTCCGGGTGTATGGCAGCATTTTACAGTTCCTGTCAGCGAACTGGAAGAGGCGAGTTTTGAAGACGGATTCGGTTTTGACGGGTCGAGTATCCGTGGGTGGCAGCCGATTCACGCCAGTGATATGCTGGTAGTTCCTGATGCTTCTACTGCACAAATAGATCCTTTTTTCAAAGAGCAGACTCTCGTGCTGATAGGCAATATTGTTGATCCGGTGACGAGAGAGTCATACTCTCGTGATCCACGGTACATTACCCAAAAGGCCGAAACCTATCTGAAGAGCACCGGAATTGGTGACACCGCATATTTTGGTCCTGAAGCGGAGTTTTTTATCTTTGATAATATCCGGTTCGAGTCATCAAGCAACAGTTCTTTTTATGAAATTGATTCCATCGAAGGGGTCTGGAATACAGGCAGAGATGAAGATCCCAACCTGGGTTACAAGCCCAGGCACAAAGAAGGCTATTTCCCGGTTCCTCCCATGGATAAATTTCAGGATCTGAGAACAGAGATGGTGCTGGTTTTAGAGAGCCTGGGCATCGATGTTGAATGCCAGCACCACGAGGTTGCTACCGCCGGCCAGGCGGAAATTGATATGCGCTTTAAGCCGTTACTTCAGATGGCGGATCAGCTGATGTGGTTCAAATATGTTTTGAAAAACGTTGCCCATCGTCACAATCGTACCGTTACTTTCATGCCGAAACCGTTGTTTGAAGACAACGGAACAGGTATGCATACACATATAAGCATTTGGAATTCAGATAAACCGCTTTTCGCCGGAGATCAATATGCCGGAGTATCTCAGGAAGCTTTATACGCCATTGGTGGAATTTTAAAGCACTGCAAGGCCCTTTGTGCCTTTACAAATCCCACCACCAACTCATACAAGAGGCTTGTTCCCGGTTTTGAAGCACCGGTAAATCTGGCCTATTCAAGTCGCAATCGAAGTGCGGCAATCCGAATTCCCATGTATTCAGCGTCCCCCAAGGCAAAACGGATAGAGTTCAGAACGCCGGATCCCTCCTGTAATGGCTACCTGGCATTTTCCGCTATGCTTATGGCTGTTATAGACGGTATTCAGAACAAGATGGATCCCGGTGAGCCTCTTGATAAAAACATATACGATCTTCCACCTGAAGAGCTGGCTGAAGTCGAATCCGCTCCCGGCTCACTGGACGAATCGCTTAATGCATTAAAAGAAGACCACCAGTTTCTGTTAAAAGGGGATGTTTTCACTCAGGATGCTATCGACATGTGGATTGAATACAAAACGGAAAACGAAGTCAATCCGGTGAAACTCAGACCTCATCCCCACGAGTTTTTCCTCTATTTTGATATATAG
- a CDS encoding MBL fold metallo-hydrolase yields the protein MYIRFWGVRGSIATPLTNAELEKKIKTAVKLAIKAGITDTVQVPDFLQKLPLHIRRTVGGDTACVEIQAGGKILILDAGTGFRRLGLDLIKRSGGNPIEAHILMTHTHWDHISGIPFFVPAFSAKNNLTFYSPFPGLKERLARQQNFEYFPAPLSQTFQFVRLNENASFHIGDIKIENIPLIHPGGIYSYRITHGNKTIVYATDSEYKKLSPNALKPFTDFFHGTDILIFDAQYTMLENVEKEDWGHSNVFTGIDMAIEAEVKKLVFIHHEPGYNDEKLYKIFLKAKEYVDINQPKVPLKLILASEGLSMTV from the coding sequence ATGTATATACGATTCTGGGGAGTACGAGGGTCCATAGCAACTCCCCTTACAAACGCCGAGCTGGAAAAAAAAATTAAAACAGCGGTGAAACTGGCCATAAAAGCAGGTATTACTGACACCGTGCAAGTGCCAGATTTTTTACAAAAATTGCCCCTGCATATCCGCAGGACAGTTGGAGGGGACACGGCCTGTGTGGAGATACAGGCTGGAGGTAAAATCCTTATTCTTGATGCGGGCACAGGCTTTCGTCGTCTGGGTTTGGACCTGATCAAAAGATCCGGGGGAAATCCAATTGAAGCTCATATTTTAATGACACACACTCACTGGGATCATATCAGTGGAATTCCTTTCTTTGTTCCGGCTTTTTCCGCTAAAAATAATCTTACTTTTTACAGTCCGTTTCCAGGACTTAAAGAGCGCCTTGCAAGGCAGCAAAATTTTGAGTACTTTCCAGCACCATTATCGCAAACTTTTCAATTCGTTCGCTTGAATGAGAATGCGTCATTTCATATAGGTGATATTAAAATTGAAAATATCCCCCTTATCCATCCCGGAGGAATTTACAGCTATCGAATTACTCATGGTAATAAAACGATCGTATACGCCACAGATTCCGAGTATAAAAAACTATCCCCCAATGCACTTAAACCTTTTACTGATTTTTTCCATGGTACAGACATACTGATATTTGATGCCCAGTATACAATGCTGGAAAATGTTGAAAAGGAAGACTGGGGCCACAGTAATGTATTTACAGGGATAGACATGGCTATTGAAGCTGAAGTGAAAAAACTTGTATTCATCCACCATGAACCCGGCTATAATGATGAGAAATTATATAAAATATTTTTAAAAGCAAAAGAGTATGTTGATATTAATCAGCCCAAAGTACCTCTTAAGCTCATACTCGCCTCCGAAGGGCTAAGCATGACTGTATAG
- a CDS encoding ATP-binding protein, translated as MKQTYDFPADTAVLEKIGKLATDAGGNAGFDDIEIGDIQLALDEVCTNTIIHGLKSDPSRTFQMVLQWDPGAIEIQIHESGEPFDPLDFDDPNLENIMEQQTEGGLGLYFLRELMDEADFRVGQDGTKTWRIVKKKASPKNQIL; from the coding sequence ATGAAACAGACATATGACTTTCCGGCTGATACTGCTGTTTTGGAAAAAATAGGCAAGCTGGCAACCGATGCGGGAGGTAATGCCGGGTTTGATGATATTGAAATCGGAGATATCCAGCTTGCTCTTGATGAAGTTTGTACCAATACGATTATTCACGGACTTAAAAGCGATCCATCCAGAACCTTCCAAATGGTACTTCAGTGGGATCCCGGTGCAATCGAGATCCAGATTCATGAATCCGGGGAGCCTTTTGATCCACTGGATTTTGACGATCCGAATCTGGAAAATATTATGGAACAGCAGACCGAGGGTGGCCTGGGACTCTATTTCCTGCGGGAACTTATGGATGAAGCGGACTTTCGGGTTGGACAGGATGGAACAAAAACATGGCGCATTGTAAAAAAGAAAGCTTCTCCGAAAAATCAAATACTGTAG
- a CDS encoding STAS domain-containing protein, with protein sequence MKIEETLQQDVSCINLNGRFDANTSDAVENFIRERIEKGRSQFVLNMKNVSFISSAGLRVVIIIARELRNEYQGDLHIAALQPSVNRVFEISGLNNILKMFDDEQAAGEAFSK encoded by the coding sequence ATGAAAATAGAAGAGACCTTACAACAGGATGTATCGTGCATTAACCTTAATGGACGATTTGATGCCAACACCAGCGATGCGGTGGAAAATTTTATACGGGAAAGAATCGAAAAAGGTCGCAGCCAGTTTGTATTGAATATGAAAAATGTATCGTTTATATCCAGTGCCGGTTTACGCGTTGTTATTATCATTGCTAGGGAACTGAGAAATGAATATCAGGGAGATTTGCATATCGCAGCGCTTCAGCCTTCTGTGAACAGAGTGTTTGAGATATCCGGGCTAAATAATATCCTTAAAATGTTTGACGATGAACAGGCAGCGGGCGAAGCTTTTTCCAAATAG